A stretch of DNA from Phenylobacterium koreense:
CGGCGGCTGATGGTGGCCAAGGCGATGGTGCACAACCCGCCGGTGCTGATCCTCGACGAACCGACCGCCGGGGTCGACGTCGAGCTACGCCGCCAGCTCTGGTCTTATGTGCTCGAGCTGAACCGCAAGGGCGTCACCATCGTCCTGACCACGCACTATCTCGAGGAAGCCCAGGAGCTCTGCGACCAGATCGCCATCGTCAATCGCGGCGAGGTCGTGGCCTGCGAGCCAACCTCCACCCTGTTGCGCCGCCTCGACACCCGCAACGTCGTGGTGACCCCCGCCGAACCCCTGCTGGTCGCGCCCCAGCTCCCGGGCTTCGAGACCAGGCCCCGCGCCGGCGGCGCATTCCAGGTCACCTACAGGACCGGTGAATCCAGCGTCGAACAGGTGCTGGCGGCGGTTCGCGCCACCGGCCTGCACATCAAGGACATCGCCACCGAGGACCCCGATCTCGAGGACGTCTTCGTCTCATTGACCAGCAACGCCGCCTGACCCTTCCGTTTCGTCTCGGTTTCGGTTAGACAGCGCAACTCTCCAGATGCACCCGTAGCTCAGCTGGATAGAGCGTTGCCCTCCGAAGGCAAAGGTCACACGTTCGAATCGTGTCGGGTGCGCCATTCTCCCTTCAGATCTTGGCCGCTTTGGTCGGCGGCGCCGAAGCCGCTCTCCGACGGCGTTAGCAGCGGGCCGGAGCCGGCGCGGCCGGCGCTCTGATCATGCGCCTGGCCATAGATAGCGCAGAAGCGCGCCGTCCGATGGCTGGGGTTGGAAGCCGGCGGCCTCGAAGATGCGGATGCTGGCGGCGTTCTGCGGCTTGATCTCGGCCTCGACCGCCGTCGCCGGCTGCGCCTGGCCGAACAGTTCGAGGGCGCGTTTCAGGATCGGCACGGCCAGGCCCCGGCCCCGCGCCTCGGGAGCGAGATTGATATTGGCCTCCCATCGCCCGCCATCCTCGTCGAACCGGACCATGCCTAGCTTTTGGCCCTCGGCCTCGGCGATCAGCAGCACCCGCCGCGGATCCTCCGCCGCCCGGACGAACCAGGCCAGGTGAGCGGGCTCCTCGATCATCGAGCCGTCCCGAGACATCGACCGGGTCAGGGGATCATTGCGCCAACGCAGGACGTCGAGGGCGTCCTGCGAGGTCGCGCGGCGGATATGCAAGGGGACATCCTGTCGAGGCCGATGGAAGGAGCAAGCTGCCGCTTCCACCGCTGGCCGGCAAGCAGGCAAAGAAAAAGCCGGCGGGGAAACCCGCCGGCTTTCCAAGTCGATCGCCGTTGGCGCTTAGGCCGCGGCGAAGGCCGTACGGCGACGGCGAAGAGCCGTGCCAGCCAGGCCGAAGCCAGCGATCATCATGGCCCAGGTGGCCGGTTCCGGAACCGCCGAACCGCTGATGTCGTCAATTTCGAAGGAGTTCTGCGACGAGGCGAAGGTCAGACCGGTGATGGATTCGCCGGCGCCCACGGTCGCGAAGAACACGCCGTTGTTCGACGGGTTGCTCTGGTCGCCGCCGCCCGGGTTGCCGATGACGACTTCGTCACCGCCGCTCCAGTGGATGGTCAGCGTGTTGTAGCTGTCGACCGAACCCCAGTTGAAGCTGATGCTGCGCATCAGGCTGTCGAAGGTGATCGTCGCACTGCCGCCCGCCAGCACGTCCAGATAGTTGCCGCCCGGGATCGAGAACGGGTTCTGGGCGCCGTCGCCGTCGGTCGTGCTCTGGATCTTGGTATTCACATAGCCAGGATCCAGAACGCCAAGGTTCCCGTCAGTGAAATCATAGAGCAGGGTATCGGTACCGATCGGCGCGTCTCCGCCCGGGATGAAACCGGTAACGATTGCGGCGTTCGCCGAACCCGCAATCGCAAAACTGGCCACAGCGGCTGCAATCGCCGCCTTCACAAGCTTATTCATAGGGTTAGCCCCTCACCGCGTTTACTGGCGGTCGCCGAGCGCCACCGCCTTCAATATCGCTGATACGCCAACTTCGCCTTTAAGTAAATATCAACCATATCTGGCACGGACAGATTTTCGCCACATCGTCAAGATGACGCCGAGTCACAATCCTCCCCGCCGAACAACCTATGCCGTATAGAGAACGTATTATTCCCCCGAGGCGCGAATAACGCCGATGGAACAAGTAAACCCGCAGATCGAATCTACCGCGAGTGGCGCGGCTCAACCGTGAGCCTGACGATCGTCGCAGGAAAATAAAAGTCTGCAGCGACGCTTGAGGAAGCTGGGGTTCGGGCCAGCTTCGGTCACTTTTTAACCATGTGCCGCCCGCCACAAGGCGAAGCTTCGCTTCAAGTAAAAGTCCAACTTACTGTCCAGCTTGCTAGAAGAGCTCGCGCGGCCCTCCGAAACAGCAGCGCTAGAGGCCCTGCCTATGCAGGAAGGCCTCGACCAGCTCGTCATAGAGCTCCAGCCGCTTGTAGGCGCGGAAGTCCGACGGAGCGGTCCGCCAGGCCCTGGCGAAGGCCGCAAGCCGTTCGGGTTCGCCGATCAGATCATCCAGGGGATGCAGCCAGACCCGGATCGTGAAAAGCGCCCCGCCCGTGCGAGGCAACCGGCGCAGGGTCTGGCGCTCGACCCGAATGAACAGTTCGCGCCCCGCCGCCTCACCGGAGATGGCGACGATCCGGGCCCGCATCGGCGCCGCGTCCGGCATAAAGGGCTCCGCGGAGTTGGCCACACTCCAGTTGCGCCGCTCGAGGACAAGGCCCGGGCGCAGGCCGTCGAAGATCCGCACCACGCGGCTCAGGAACCGCTCGGCGAAACCGTTGACCGGCTGGTGGATCTGGGCGAGCGGCCGGCCGAGCACCTCTGGAACGGAAAAGAAGGTCGGCGCGGAAAGGGAGATCGCCGAGACGGCCCAGCCCTCGTCGCCTCGCTCCATCAGCACTAGGTCGTCGGCCACCCGCCTCGCGGCGGCGTAGAGCGGCGGCAGCTCCGTCTTCGGAGCCGGGCCGCAGACCGCCTCAACGAGTTCCAGCACCTCTTCCTGGCCCGGCCGCGAGCCCGGCGTCTCGCCCCAGACGATGTCGCGGCGCGCAGCGTAGAGCGGGTCCTTCCGCGCCGCTGGATCGGCCTCGCCCCCTTCCAGCCAGGCGGCTTCCGCGATCGGCTTCAGCCCGATGGCGAAGTCCACGGCCTCTGCATAGGGAGCATGGCGGATGGTCATCTCGGCTTGAACCGCCTGGCGATGGCCCAGACTATCACACCGACGCCCACGCCGATCGCATCGGCCAGAGCGTCGCGCCAGTCGCCCTGGCGGCCATAGGGCATCAGGCCCTGGGCGATCTCGATCGCAATCCCAAGGGCCAGCACCGCCGCCGCCACGACCCAGCGCCGGTGCGTCGACATCAAGAGGCCGATCACCACCAGCAGGCCGAAGGCTATCGAATGGGCCGCCTTGTCCCAGAACATCTCCGAACCGGGCACGTCCTGATTGGGCGCCAGGGTCACGTAGAGGATGACCGCCACCGCCGAGAGGAAGACGCCGAGGCGAAGCGGGCGGGGGATGAAGGAGAAGAACGGGCGCATCTCCTTTGCATAGCCGCCGCCCTCGATCACGGCGAGCCTTTCAAAGTCGGCCCGCGGCCATTAGCTTCCGCGAGGTTTTCAAATACGGATTTAGTCATGACGGTCGAAGCGGTGATCTGGGATTTCGGCGGGGTGTTCACCTCCTCGCCCTTCGAGGCGTTCAACCGCTACGAAACCGAAAAAGGGATTCCCCGCGACCTGATCCGCAAGGTCAACGCGACCAACCCGGACAGCAACGCCTGGGCGCTGTTCGAGCGCAACGAGATCGACGCCAAGGGCTTCGACGAGCTGTTCCTGGCGGAATCGACGGCCCTGGGTCACCCGGTTCCCGGCAAGGACATCCTGCCGCTGCTGTCGGGCGTCGTCCGCCCGCGGATGGTGGAAGCCCTGAAGACCTGCAAGCTGCACTTCAAGGTCGGCTGCATCACCAACAACATGGTCAGCCATCACAGCCCGGGCGCGGACAAGCCGCAGCGGGCGGCTGGCGCCATGGGCCAGATCATGCCGCTGTTCGACCACATCATCGAAAGCTCCAAGGCGGGCGTACGCAAGCCCGACCCCAAGATCTACCTGATGATGTGCGAGGCGCTTTCGGTGAAGCCGGACGCCTGCGTCTACCTCGACGACCTGGGCATCAACTGCAAGCCGGCCGCGATGCTGGGCATGCGCGCCATCAAGGTCGTGGACGTCGACCAGACCCTGGCGGAGCTGTCGGCCGCCACCGGCCTCGTCTTCGGCGACGAAGAGGCGGTGGCGTGAGCCGCCCATCGCGGATCGGACCGGACGCCGCCCTCGCCAGGCTGCCGGGCTGGGCGCGCGCCGCCAAGGACGCGCGCGAAGCCATCACCCGCACCTACCGCTTCGCCGACTTCAACACCGCCTTCGGCTTTATGACGCGGGTGGCGATCAAGGCCGAGCAGCTCGACCACCATCCGGAATGGTTCAATGTCTACAACCGTGTCGAGGTGGTGCTGACCACCCACGACGCGGACGGGGTGACGGAGTTGGACGTGGCCCTGGCGAGCTTCATGGATGCGGCGGCCCAGGCGGCCGGCGCGCAGGACTAGACGCCGAGGGAGAAGGGCGATGGCCGGACGGGTCGAGGGCAAGAAGGCGTTCATCACCGGCGGAGCCCAGGGACTCGGCGCGGCCGCGGCCCGCAAGCTGGCCGCCGAGGGCGCCAAGGTCTCGATCGCCGACATCAACCACGAAGGCGCCAAGGCGCTCGCCGCCGAGATCAACGCCGAGCACGGGGAGGGGACGGCCTTCGCCTTTCCCCTCGACGTGACCCGCGAGGACCAGTGGATCTACGCCCTGGAAGAGGCCGACGCGGCCATGGGCGGCATCTCGGTCCTGGTCAACAACGCCGGCATCAGCCGAGGCGGCAATATCGAACAGCTCTCCTTCGAGGACTGGAAGCTGGTCATGGGCGTGAACGTGGACTCCGTGTTCCTCGGAACCAAGCACGCGCTGAAGTACATGCGCCAGAACCAGCCGGGCTCGATCGTCAACATCTCGTCGATCGCCGGACTGATCGCCGCTCACAACTCGCCGGTCTACAACGCCTCCAAGGCCGCGGTCTGGTTGCTGTCCAAGGGCATCGCCCTGCATTGCGCCAAGCAGGGCCTGGATATCCGGTCGAACTCCATCCATCCGACCTTCATCGACACTCCGATCCTCGACCCGCTGCGCCAGCAGTTCGGCAAGGAGGTCGCCGAGAGCAAGCTGGCCCGCCAGATCCCGCTGGGACACATCGGCGAGCCCGACGACATCGCCAACGCCGTGCTCTACCTGGCCTCCGACGAGAGCAAGTTCATGACCGGCGCGGAGCTGAAGCTCGACGGCGGCATTTCGGCCATGTGAGAACCGCGTCGCGGTTCAGTTGATCAGCATCGTGCCGAGGAGGACCTTTGCGCCCTTTTGGCCGAGGATGCGGTCGGTCTCGCGCTGGAGGGCCTGGCTGAGCAGGTCGCCGTTCGGCGGGGCGCCGGGGCTCATGCCGGTGGCGTAGGTCTGCAGCGTCTGGACCATCACCGCGCGCACACGCGGCAGGACGCTCTCGACCTTGGCCCGCAGCCTGGCGTCGGGCACGTCCAGGCCCGCCTGGACCGTCAGCACGCCGCGACGGCCGTTAGTCCGCTGGATGGTCGCGGTCAGGGTGTTCAGCGCAATGTAGGCGCTGGAGCCCGTCGGCTTCTCGTCCTTTTTCCCGGCGCCCAGGAGGCCGGGCGCGGCGAGGACGGCGAAAAGGGCGATGGCGGTGCGGCGGTCCATGAGCCGCACCACGACACATCATGGTTAGAGCTCTCTTTACGAGCTTCACCGAAGACTACGGATGGGCGATTCGCATTCTTCGGGGGGCCGCATCTTGTTGGGCCGGTTCGCAACGACCAATCTCGACCTTGACGGCAAGGTCATCCTCGTCACCGGCGGCACCGGTTCCTTCGGTCGCCGCTTCATCGAGACGGTGCTGGGCCGGTTCCGGCCGCGCAAGCTGATCGTCTACTCGCGCGACGAGCTCAAGCAGCACGAGATGCAGATCGACCTGGCCGAGAAGTTCGACGCCCAGGAGCTTTCCTGCATGCGCTTCTTCCTGGGCGACGTGCGCGACCGCGAGCGTCTGACCCTGGCCATGCGGGGCGTGGACATCGTCATCCACGCCGCAGCGCTGAAGCAGGTGCCGGCCGCCGAGTACAACCCCTCGGAGTGCATCCACACCAACATCATGGGCGCCGAGAACGTCGTCTGGGCCTGCCTGACCAACCGCGTGAAGCAGGTGGTGGCGCTGTCCACCGACAAGGCCTGCAACCCGGTCAACCTCTACGGGGCGACCAAGCTGGCCTCCGACAAGACCTTCGTGGCGGCCAACAACCTCTCCGGCGACATCGGCACCCGCTTCGCCGTCGTCCGCTACGGCAATGTGGTGGGCTCGCGCGGATCGGTGGCGCCGCTGTTCGAGCGGCTAATCGCCCGGGGCGCGGCGGAGCTGCCGATCACCGACACCCGCATGACCCGCTTCTGGATCACCCTGAACCAGGGCGTCGACTTCGTGCTGTCCTCGCTGGAGCTGATGCGCGGCGGCGAGATCTTCGTGCCGAAGATCCCCTCGATGAAGATGACCGAGCTGGCCGCGGCCATGGCGCCGGGCCTGCCTATCAAGATCATCGGCATCCGGCCGGGCGAGAAGCTGCACGAGATGATGATCTCGGCGGACGACGCCCGCACCACCGTCGACCTGGGCGACCGCTACGCCATCGAGCCGGCCTTCGTGGAATACCAGCGCCAGTCCTACGTCGGCGATTACCCGACCGTGGCCGAGAGCTTCTCCTACGCCAGCGACAGCAATGACGAGTGGCTGTCGGGGGAAGGGCTGATGGCCCTGCTGTCCGACGGCGCGCCGGAGCGCCCGCGCCGCCGGGCCACCGACTGAGATGCTCGCCTACGGCCGCCAGACCATCGAGGATGACGATATCGCGGCGGTCACCGAGGCCCTGCGCTCCGACTTCCTGACCACCGGCCCCCGGGTCGAGGCCTTCGAGCAGGCCTTCGCCGAGACGGTCGGGGCGCGCCATGCGGTCGCCTGCGCCAATGGCACGGCGGCGCTGCACCTGGCGATGCTGGCGCTCGAGGTCCAGCGGGGCGAGGCGGTGATCGTCCCTTCCACCACCTTCCTGGCGACGGCCAACTGCGCCCGCTTCGTCGGGGCCGAAGTCGTGTTCGCCGACGTCGATCCCGACACCGGCCTGATGACGCCGGCCACCCTGGCCCAGGCAATGACCCGCCTGGACGGCCGCCGCCTGCGCGCGGTGCTGCCGGTCCACCTGCGAGGCGACGTCGCCGAACTGCCGGCGCTCGAAGCGCTGGCCGCCGAGGCCGGCGCGGTGCTGGTCGAGGACGCTCCTCACGCGCTGGGCTCGACCATGCGGTTCGGGAACCGGGAGGAGCGCGTCGGCGACTGCGCTCACTCGGCCATGGCGACCTTCTCGTTCCATCCGGTGAAGACCATCGCCACGGGGGAAGGCGGCATGGTCACCACGGGCGACGGCCGTCTGGCCGCACGCCTGCGCAACCTTCGCTCCCACGGCATGGTCCGGCCGGAGGGCGCCGATCCGTGGTGGTATGAGATGCCGGAGATCGGCTTCAACTACCGCCTGCCCGACATCCTCTGCGCGCTCGGCCTCTCGCAGCTCGCCAAGCTGCCGCGTTTCGCCGAGCGGCGGCGCGCCCTGGCGGCGCGCTATGAGGAGATGCTGGCGCCGCTCGCGCCTCTGGTCCGGCCGGCGCTCCGGCCGGACTGGAGCGACCCCGTCCTGCACCTGATGACCGTGCTCATCGACTTCCCAGCCATCGGGCGGTCCCGCCGGGAGGTGGTCGAGGCGCTGAAAGCCGAGGGGATCGGGACCCAGGTGCACTACATCCCGGTCCACACCCAGCCCTATTACCGCGGCCGCTATGGCGAGCTGGAGCTTCCCGGCGCCGCCGCCTGGTACGATCGGTGCCTCTCCCTGCCGCTGTTCCCCGGCATGGCGGACGAGGATGTCGAGCGCACGGTCCTGGCCCTCGGGCGCGCCGTCCGCGCCTAAAGTCCAGCCGGGGGACTTGCCCGCGGCGGCGAGCAGCCTAGTTAAGACGCCCCGCGCCTCCTCCCCCTCGCGCTCCTCAGACCCGAAAGACCCGCCTCCGTGGCCAAGGACGATTCCGCCCAAATGAACAGCTCGGCCATCGCCGCCGGGGTCGCCTGCTATGTGATCTGGGGCTTCGTGCCGCTGGTCTTCCAGGCGATCGGCCGACAAGGCGTCAGCGCTTGGGAGATCCTGGCCCACCGGACGATCTGGGCCACGCCCGTCGCGCTGGTCTTCGTGCTGCTGGCCCGTCAGTGGCCGCAAGTCGTCGCGGTGATGCGCGACGTCAAGGTGCTGCGGCTGCTCTGCCTGTCGGCGGCGCTCATCGCCTGCAACTGGTGCGTCTACATCTGGGCGGTGAACAGCGGCCGGCTGCTGGAAACCAGCCTTGGCTACTACATCACCCCGCTGATCAACATGGCGACCGGCGCCCTGTTCTTCCGTGAGCGGATCACCGGCCTCGGGAAGATCGCCGTGGGCCTGGCCACGGTCGGCGTGGTGATCCAGACCGCAGCGCTGGGCCACGTCCCCCTGGTCTCGCTGGTCCTCGGGATCAGCTTCGGCGCCTATGGCCTGGTCCGCAAGCAGGTCGCCGCCGAGGCTCAGACCGGACTCTTCATCGAGTGCCTGATCCTCTCGGTTCCGGGACTTGCCTACATGTTCTGGTTGGAATCCCAGGGGGCGAGCCATCTCACCGCATCGCCCGTCACGGCGACCTGGCTGGTGGCGGCCGGCCCGATCACCGCAGTGCCGCTGTTGCTGTTCGCCTGGGCGGCGCGCCGGATCCCGCTGTCGCTGATGGGCTTCCTGCAGTTCATCGCCCCGACGATCGCTTTCGTCATCGGCCTGAGCCAGGGCGAGGCCTTCACGCCGATGCGGGCGCTGTCCTTCGCCTTCATCTGGGCGGGGGCAGGGGCCTTCGTCTACGGCGCCTGGACCAAGGGCCGCACCCTGCCAAGGCCCGCCTAAAGCGCCGAATAGGCGGCCTCGATCAGCCGCTTGGCGCGGGCGTCGCCGATCAGGTCGGTGGACTGCTTGTTCATCACATAGGCCCCGGCGAGGCCCGTCTCCGGATCGGCGAAGGCGCAGGAGCCGCCCCAGCCGGAATGGCCGAAGGTCGAGAGGCCCTGGCCCCAGACCTTCACCGGCGCATTGCGCATGAAGCCGGCGCCCCAGCTCATCACGAAGGGCAGCACCAGGTCCTGGCCGTGGATGCGCTCGCGCGACGCCTCGGCGATCAGGGCGGGCGAGAGGATGGTCTCGCCGTCGAGCCATCCGTCATTGGCCAATGCGCCCATCAGCCGGGCGAGGGCAGGGGCCGTCGCATGGCCATTGGCCGAGGGGATCTCCGCCCGTCGCCACTCGGCCTGGCCGCGGCCGCCTGGCGAGGACCAAGGCGTCAGGAAGGCGGCCTTGGTCGCCTCGTTGATCTCGCCGAACTGGGGCAGGGCGCTCGGGCGCTGCAGGTCGGCGGCGCGCGAGTGCTCGGCGTCGGGCAGGCCGATCCAGAGATCGAGGTCGAAGGGCCGGGCCAGGTCCTCGCGCAGCGCCGTTCCCATGGTCCGGCCATCGATCCGCCGGAAGATCTCGCCCGCCAGATAGCCGAAGGTGATCGGGTGGTAGCCGCTGGCCGTACCGGGCGGCCAGAGCGGCGCCATGGCCGCCAGCTTGGCGCAGATGGCGTCCCAGTCGAACCAGAGGGACGGCTCCATCGGGTCCGGAAAGCCCGACAGGCCGTCCTGGTGGCTCATCACCTGTTCGACGGTGATCGCCTGCTTGCCGGCCTGGGCGAACTCCGGCCAGACATCGGCGACCGGCTGGGCGTAGTCGAGGCGGCCCTGATCCACGAGCCGGGCGATCAGCAGGGCGGCCACTGCCTTGGTGGTCGAAAAGACCGGGGTCAGGGTCTTCCCGTCGAACGGCCTGGTGCGCTGGCGGTCGGCGAACCCCGCCCAGAGATCGACGACCACCTCGCCGCGCTCGACCAGGGTAAAGCGCGCGCCCAGCTCCTGGCCGGCCTCGAAATTGGCGGCGAAGGCCTCGCGCACGGCGGCGAAACGGGGCGGGGCGAATCCGTTGATCTCGACCATCACGAACCTCCTCCGGCGAGGCGTTCTATACGCACCGATGCTGTCGGACGCACCAGCCGCTCGCCCAGCGCCACCACCGGCAGGTCCGGCGCGTTCCAGGCCCGCGCCGCCTCCAGCGCCTCGGCCACGGCGCGAAGCGCGCGCTCGGCCGCCAACGGCGCCTCCAGGCCTTCGACGAGGCCTGCGCCAAACACGGCGGTCACCAGGTCGCCCGTGCCGTTCGGCGCCTGGTCGAGCCTTGGATGAGAAAGCAGCAGGCTTTCGGTCGGCGTGCAGAGCAGGGCGCCGGCGCGCCCTTCGCCAACCGGCGCCGAGGTGACCAGGGCCGGCTTGCCCAGCGCCTTGACCGCATCCGCCACGTCGGCCGCATCCGCGATCGTGCGGCCGGTCAGGTGGGAGAGTTCGAAGAGGTTGGGGGTGAGCCAATCGGCCAATGGCGTCAGGCGCTCAGTCACCAGCCGGGCGACCTCAGGCTTCACATAGAGGCCCTTGGGATGGTCTCCGAGGATCGGATCGACCAGGACGATCGGTCTGGGATTGAAGGCGCCGGTTCGCGATGCGGCGCGGATCTGGTCGATGGCCTCGCAGGCCAGTTCCACCTGCTCGGGAAGTGAGAAGTGACCGGTAATGACCAGATCGACGAGGCCATGGAGTTCCTGGCCCCGGACCCCTTCGAGCAGCATCTGGAAGAGCTCGACATCGGTCGCCTGGCCCCGCCCGCCCTTGACCGGGCTCGCCCCGAACATCACGGTCGGCACGAGGACGGGATCGATCCCGAACGGCGCCAGCACGTACTGCTGCAGGCTGCCGCCGATGCGGTTGGCGACGACATAGGAAGAGAGGACCAGGGCCAGCGGCATGATCCTCTCCCCTTGGCAGCGCTTAGTAACGATAGTGGTCGGGCTTGAACGGGCCGGCCTGCGGCACGCCGATATAGTCGGCCTGGTCCTTGGAGAGAACGGTGAGCTTGGCGCCCAGCTTCTCCAGGTGCAGGGAGGCGACCTTTTCGTCGAGGTGCTTGGGCAGGGTGTAGACCTTGGTTTCGTACTTGGACTTGTTGGTCCACAGCTCGATCTGGGCCAGGGTCTGGTTGGTGAACGAGGCGCTCATCACGAAGCTGGGATGGCCCGTGGCGTTGCCCAGGTTCACCAGGCGGCCTTCCGACAGCACGATGATCTTCTTGCCGTCCGGGAACTCCACATGGTGGACCTGCGGCTTGATCTCGTCCCACTTGAAGTTGCGCAGGCCGGCGATCTGAATTTCCGAGTCGAAGTGGCCGATGTTGGCGACGATGGCGTTGTTCTTCATCCGCCGCATGTGGTCGACGGTGAGGACGTCCTTGTTGCCGGTGGCGGTGACGAAGATGTCGGCCTTGTCGGCCGCGTCTTCCATGGTCACGACCTCATAGCCTTCCATGGCCGCCTGCAGGGCGCAGATCGGGTCGACTTCGGTGACCATCACCCGCGCGCCGCCGTTGCGGAGCGAGGCGGCCGAACCCTTGCCGACGTCGCCATAGCCGAGGACGACCGCGACCTTGCCCGACAGCATGACGTCGGTGCCGCGGCGGATGGCGTCCACCAGGCTTTCGCGGCAGCCATAGAGGTTGTCGAACTTCGACTTGGTGACGCTGTCGTTGACGTTGATGGCCGGGAAGGGCAGCTCGCCGCGTTCGGCCATCTGATACAGGCGGTGCACGCCCGTGGTGGTCTCTTCCGAGACGCCGCCGATGGCGTTGCGGATGGCGGTGTAGA
This window harbors:
- the ahcY gene encoding adenosylhomocysteinase, yielding MTDYVVKDIALADFGRKEIAIAETEMPGLMAVRAEFGKDQPLKGARIAGSLHMTIQTAVLIQTLEALGAEVRWASCNIFSTQDHAAAAIAAAGTPVFAIKGETLVEYWEYAHKIFEWADGGYPNLILDDGGDATLLCVLGPKAEKDPSILDKPTNEEEEALYAVMKRYLKEKPGFYTAIRNAIGGVSEETTTGVHRLYQMAERGELPFPAINVNDSVTKSKFDNLYGCRESLVDAIRRGTDVMLSGKVAVVLGYGDVGKGSAASLRNGGARVMVTEVDPICALQAAMEGYEVVTMEDAADKADIFVTATGNKDVLTVDHMRRMKNNAIVANIGHFDSEIQIAGLRNFKWDEIKPQVHHVEFPDGKKIIVLSEGRLVNLGNATGHPSFVMSASFTNQTLAQIELWTNKSKYETKVYTLPKHLDEKVASLHLEKLGAKLTVLSKDQADYIGVPQAGPFKPDHYRY